From the genome of Dickeya aquatica, one region includes:
- the fdhF gene encoding formate dehydrogenase subunit alpha, producing the protein MQKVITVCPYCGSGCKINLLVENGKVVGAEGANGLTNEGELCLKGYYGWDFLNDTKLLTPRLKQPMIRRQKGAPFEVVSWEEAINFASSRLLAIKEKYGPDAIMHTGSSRGPGNETNYVMQKFARAVTGTNNIDCCARVCHGPSVSGLQVTLGNGAMSNSICEIENTECILVFGYNAADSHPIVARRIIKAKERGAKIIVCDPRHIETARIADLWLPLKNGSNMALVNAFANVLINEGLYNTNFVAQHTEGFEEYREIVAKYTPEYVADITGLDPQLIRKAIRMYAAAPSATILWGMGVTQWTQGVDVVKGLSGLALLTGNLGRPNVGVGPVRGQNNVQGACDMGALPNQFPGYQKVTDADVREKFAKAWGVPSLSDRIGYSLTDVPHKIKEGKIRANYLMGEDPLQTEPDLSVVRETFNQLDLLIVQDIFMTKTAAAADVIFPATSWGEHEGVYSAADRGFQRFYKAVEAQGNVKPDWEIISLMATAMGYPMHYNNTQEIWDELRHLCPLYFGATYDKMAGLGYVPWPCLTEDSPGTPWLYEGNKFDRPNGKGLLFATEWHPPMELTDADYPLVLSTVREVGHYSCRSMTGNCTALQTLADEPGYVQMNPEDAAALGIRDQQLTWVASRRGKVISRAMVSERINKGAVYMTYQWWIGACNELTLDEVDPIAKTPEYKHCAVKLEPIADQHWAENYVQQEYSALKARLRKEAEVAG; encoded by the coding sequence ATGCAGAAAGTAATCACCGTCTGCCCTTATTGTGGGTCGGGCTGTAAAATCAACCTGTTGGTGGAAAATGGCAAAGTGGTCGGCGCAGAAGGTGCCAACGGCCTCACCAACGAAGGAGAGCTGTGCCTGAAAGGCTATTACGGCTGGGATTTCCTCAACGATACCAAGTTGCTGACCCCGCGCCTGAAACAGCCGATGATCCGCCGCCAGAAAGGTGCGCCGTTTGAAGTGGTGTCCTGGGAAGAGGCTATCAACTTTGCCAGTTCCCGCCTGCTGGCCATCAAAGAAAAATACGGCCCGGATGCCATCATGCATACCGGTTCATCGCGCGGGCCAGGTAACGAAACCAACTACGTGATGCAAAAATTTGCCCGCGCCGTCACCGGCACCAACAACATCGACTGTTGTGCCCGCGTGTGCCACGGCCCGTCCGTTTCCGGCTTGCAGGTAACGCTCGGCAACGGGGCCATGAGTAACTCGATTTGTGAAATCGAAAACACCGAGTGCATTTTGGTGTTCGGCTATAACGCCGCTGATTCCCACCCAATTGTGGCGCGCCGCATCATCAAGGCCAAAGAGCGCGGGGCGAAAATCATCGTCTGCGACCCACGCCACATCGAAACCGCCCGCATCGCCGACCTGTGGCTGCCGCTGAAAAACGGCTCCAATATGGCGCTGGTCAACGCGTTTGCCAACGTGCTGATTAACGAAGGGCTGTACAACACCAATTTCGTGGCGCAACACACCGAAGGGTTTGAGGAATACCGCGAGATAGTGGCGAAATATACCCCGGAATATGTCGCTGACATCACCGGTCTTGACCCGCAGCTCATCCGCAAGGCTATCCGCATGTATGCCGCCGCACCGTCTGCCACCATTCTGTGGGGCATGGGCGTCACCCAGTGGACGCAGGGTGTGGATGTGGTGAAAGGGTTGTCTGGTCTGGCGCTGCTGACCGGCAATCTGGGCCGCCCGAATGTGGGCGTGGGCCCGGTGCGCGGTCAAAACAACGTGCAGGGTGCCTGCGACATGGGCGCACTGCCCAACCAGTTCCCCGGCTACCAGAAAGTCACCGATGCCGACGTGCGCGAGAAGTTCGCCAAAGCCTGGGGCGTGCCGTCGCTGTCCGATCGTATCGGCTATTCGCTGACCGATGTGCCGCACAAAATTAAAGAAGGCAAAATCAGAGCCAACTACCTGATGGGGGAAGACCCGCTGCAAACCGAGCCAGATTTGTCGGTGGTGCGCGAAACCTTCAACCAGCTGGATTTGCTGATAGTCCAGGATATCTTCATGACCAAAACGGCGGCCGCCGCAGACGTTATCTTCCCGGCCACCTCCTGGGGTGAACATGAAGGCGTCTATTCCGCCGCTGACCGTGGCTTCCAGCGCTTCTATAAAGCGGTTGAAGCCCAAGGCAACGTGAAACCGGACTGGGAAATCATCAGCCTGATGGCGACGGCGATGGGCTACCCGATGCACTACAACAACACCCAGGAAATCTGGGATGAGTTGCGTCATCTGTGCCCGCTGTACTTCGGCGCAACCTACGACAAGATGGCCGGTCTTGGTTATGTGCCCTGGCCGTGCCTGACCGAAGACAGCCCCGGCACGCCGTGGTTGTACGAGGGTAACAAGTTTGACCGCCCGAACGGCAAAGGGCTGCTGTTTGCAACAGAATGGCACCCGCCGATGGAGCTAACCGACGCCGACTACCCGCTGGTGCTCTCTACCGTGCGTGAAGTCGGCCACTACTCCTGCCGCTCCATGACCGGTAACTGTACGGCGCTGCAAACCCTGGCCGATGAACCCGGCTACGTGCAGATGAACCCGGAAGATGCCGCCGCACTCGGTATTCGCGATCAGCAGTTGACCTGGGTGGCGTCGCGTCGCGGCAAAGTCATCAGCCGGGCGATGGTCAGCGAGCGCATCAACAAAGGCGCGGTGTACATGACCTACCAGTGGTGGATTGGTGCCTGTAACGAGCTGACGCTCGATGAAGTGGACCCGATCGCCAAAACGCCGGAATACAAGCACTGTGCGGTGAAACTGGAGCCGATTGCCGACCAGCACTGGGCGGAAAACTACGTGCAACAGGAGTACAGCGCACTGAAAGCCCGGCTGCGTAAAGAAGCCGAAGTCGCCGGTTAA
- a CDS encoding DUF1272 domain-containing protein has product MLAMKPYCECCEKPLPLMADDARICSFECTFCAQCATQRLAGKCPNCGGELVKRPTRRADNP; this is encoded by the coding sequence ATGCTGGCGATGAAACCCTATTGCGAATGCTGCGAAAAACCACTGCCGTTGATGGCAGATGACGCGCGCATTTGCTCGTTTGAATGCACGTTTTGTGCCCAGTGCGCCACGCAGCGGTTAGCCGGGAAATGCCCGAATTGCGGTGGTGAGCTGGTAAAAAGGCCAACCCGACGGGCGGATAATCCGTAG
- a CDS encoding formate hydrogenlyase maturation HycH family protein, giving the protein MSADVRFYALNRKFLDSRDKIPEQAQQVMYYSLAIGHHVGVIDCLKQVLHCPLSEYEGWVGQLADDEARRKMLGLLRFGEITIDSTHVTLLGSAFGALKGRDSHPDWTLTLMGQLAAIQQEPAIYLMVKRLDN; this is encoded by the coding sequence ATGAGCGCCGACGTGCGTTTTTACGCGTTAAACCGCAAGTTCCTCGACAGCCGCGACAAAATCCCGGAGCAGGCGCAGCAGGTGATGTACTACTCGCTGGCTATCGGCCACCACGTCGGCGTGATTGATTGCCTGAAACAGGTGCTGCACTGCCCGCTTTCGGAGTATGAAGGCTGGGTCGGCCAGTTGGCTGATGACGAGGCGCGCCGCAAAATGCTCGGGCTACTGCGCTTTGGCGAAATCACCATCGACAGCACCCATGTGACCTTGCTGGGAAGCGCCTTCGGTGCGCTAAAGGGGCGCGACAGCCACCCGGACTGGACGCTGACGCTGATGGGCCAACTGGCGGCAATCCAACAAGAGCCTGCCATCTACTTAATGGTGAAACGCCTTGATAACTGA
- a CDS encoding LodA/GoxA family CTQ-dependent oxidase, with translation MLDRAAMHFCLADAFHPGCELTWPIRHASLFRAPYRIRERVPGSGEPDYGSTLTQTDVLRINGPLYAQGPGDLTRWMAVPWQGDTAYCRSGYDMEYDPYLPTYWPAHVPNQVLTLIDYETLCDTRKPLDERIAAFHNRPLWLRQLPSQNPAPEQMMYMIAHFGELGILEARPRPADLSWLPEFLYVENLTVAKEGELEEAHRIFTERYVRLGFHDRLLAEAGWFNEEHRNAFATIKLRSS, from the coding sequence ATGCTCGACCGCGCCGCCATGCACTTCTGCCTGGCCGATGCCTTCCACCCCGGCTGTGAGCTGACCTGGCCGATACGCCATGCTTCGCTGTTCCGCGCGCCCTATCGCATCCGCGAGCGCGTGCCCGGCAGCGGCGAGCCGGATTATGGCAGCACCCTGACGCAAACCGATGTGCTGCGCATCAACGGCCCGCTCTACGCGCAAGGCCCCGGTGATTTAACGCGCTGGATGGCCGTACCCTGGCAGGGCGATACCGCTTACTGTCGTTCCGGTTACGATATGGAGTATGACCCGTATTTGCCGACCTACTGGCCGGCCCATGTGCCAAATCAGGTGCTGACGCTCATTGACTATGAAACCCTGTGCGACACGCGCAAACCGCTGGATGAACGCATTGCCGCCTTCCATAACCGCCCGTTGTGGTTACGCCAGTTGCCCAGCCAGAACCCGGCACCGGAGCAAATGATGTACATGATTGCGCATTTCGGCGAGCTGGGCATTCTGGAGGCGCGTCCTCGCCCGGCGGATTTAAGCTGGCTGCCCGAATTCTTGTATGTGGAAAACCTGACGGTCGCCAAAGAGGGCGAGCTGGAAGAGGCGCACCGTATCTTTACTGAACGCTATGTGCGGCTGGGCTTCCATGACCGGTTGCTGGCGGAAGCCGGATGGTTTAACGAGGAGCACCGTAATGCCTTTGCTACCATCAAACTGCGCAGCAGTTAA
- a CDS encoding LodA/GoxA family CTQ-dependent oxidase, with translation MRSLYDEQEKLTTTCSCDDPIACLQHMFVDMTAKRRVAQGQCPARRPVFLRTHGIIKGALTFHPDIPAPLQHGLFAQPGSQHPVYVRYSSDLADGRPDWESTIGIGIKIFDIPGEKVVSDDGENTADLLLQNVPFFFVDNARQMCEFTKASFEGWGNEWVRRFAPATNQLLDDMAKPIRSVLETRLWSVVPFQLGDTYCKYILSPGTSTFADDPDINDPNFLATDLAARLLKGDVTLEIFIQPRPDAAQYGDAYLDEHFPLDKATVIWDEKIAKPVPVATIVLPAQDIRQQEQAIYGDWLAFNIGRVPHANRPVGSLAEARMVVYQASADYRRKQNGQPVSEPTAPGEPQIKNPTCPFPHHNAPEQPQALSDEQIARITQVRIHPGIGVMRVGNSQNDYTIGPEVTHPARTEFGQTRDEGGAIKRQAARFRLYGYDQYGNVVGEIQQSHNSQIEWSVHLANRKAQWFEFNAAMDLPATCNLTVPLRNPDVTGSDRAALCIDPGEKRISGLSMQDGSFALTGNFQGTPVYLGELRTDAVGRLLVLPGYGVSASPENKPVYVPSHPTSFNNAAGWYDDIADGPVHARVTIGDKDFTADAAWVFSAPPNYAPDLTSWRTLDDLLRSVYIQAGMMSLPERVSFNEHIRPILERISNLQWVNKGILAMFGAEGPMNFNDAALMRKLSFAPESSLYPDPYGELRRTVYNSFRSAFGEEQDINGWPWQYGDTFGYSDPSEASAVEAQTYLRLPAYYDYLLSSWVKGDFIDDYAPRSRARTRWRRCHYSSSRRCSTAPPCTSAWPMPSTPAVS, from the coding sequence ATGCGAAGCCTTTATGATGAGCAGGAGAAATTAACCACCACATGCAGCTGTGATGACCCGATAGCCTGCCTGCAACATATGTTCGTGGACATGACAGCCAAACGGCGCGTGGCGCAGGGGCAATGCCCGGCGCGTCGCCCGGTCTTTCTGCGTACCCACGGGATTATCAAAGGTGCCCTGACGTTTCATCCCGACATTCCGGCTCCGTTACAGCACGGGCTGTTTGCCCAACCCGGCAGCCAGCACCCGGTTTATGTGCGTTATTCGTCAGACCTGGCCGACGGCCGCCCGGACTGGGAGAGCACCATCGGTATCGGCATCAAGATTTTTGATATCCCCGGTGAGAAAGTGGTCAGCGATGACGGTGAAAACACCGCCGACCTGCTGTTACAGAATGTGCCGTTCTTCTTCGTCGATAACGCACGCCAGATGTGTGAATTCACCAAAGCCAGCTTCGAGGGCTGGGGCAATGAATGGGTGCGCCGCTTCGCGCCAGCCACCAACCAACTGCTTGATGACATGGCCAAACCCATCCGCTCGGTGCTGGAAACCCGCCTGTGGAGCGTGGTGCCGTTTCAGTTAGGTGACACCTACTGCAAATACATTCTCTCTCCCGGCACCTCCACCTTTGCCGATGACCCGGACATCAACGACCCCAACTTTCTGGCCACCGATCTGGCCGCCCGGCTATTAAAAGGCGACGTGACGCTGGAGATTTTTATTCAGCCCCGCCCGGATGCCGCCCAATATGGCGACGCCTACCTTGATGAGCATTTCCCGCTGGATAAGGCCACGGTCATCTGGGATGAGAAAATCGCCAAACCGGTACCTGTCGCCACTATTGTGTTGCCAGCCCAGGATATTCGCCAGCAAGAACAGGCGATTTACGGCGACTGGCTGGCCTTTAATATTGGCCGGGTGCCGCACGCCAACCGCCCGGTCGGCAGCCTTGCCGAAGCCCGAATGGTGGTGTATCAGGCCAGTGCCGATTACCGGCGCAAGCAAAACGGCCAGCCGGTCAGCGAACCCACCGCGCCGGGTGAACCGCAGATTAAAAACCCCACCTGCCCGTTCCCGCACCATAACGCGCCAGAGCAACCGCAGGCGCTCTCTGACGAGCAAATAGCCCGCATCACCCAGGTGCGCATTCATCCCGGCATCGGCGTGATGCGCGTTGGCAACAGCCAGAACGATTACACGATAGGCCCGGAAGTGACCCACCCGGCGCGCACCGAATTTGGCCAGACCCGTGACGAAGGCGGCGCGATTAAACGTCAGGCGGCGCGCTTTCGCCTCTATGGGTATGACCAGTACGGCAATGTGGTCGGCGAAATTCAGCAAAGCCACAACAGCCAGATTGAGTGGTCAGTACATCTGGCGAACCGCAAGGCGCAGTGGTTTGAATTCAATGCGGCGATGGATTTGCCCGCAACCTGCAACCTGACGGTGCCGCTGCGTAACCCGGATGTCACCGGCAGCGATCGCGCGGCGCTGTGTATCGACCCCGGTGAAAAACGCATCAGCGGCCTGAGTATGCAAGACGGCAGCTTTGCCCTGACAGGGAATTTCCAGGGCACGCCGGTCTACCTTGGCGAGCTGCGTACCGATGCCGTTGGTCGCCTGCTGGTGCTGCCCGGCTACGGTGTTTCCGCCAGCCCGGAAAATAAACCGGTGTATGTGCCAAGCCACCCCACCAGCTTTAATAACGCCGCCGGCTGGTATGACGACATCGCCGACGGCCCGGTTCACGCCAGAGTGACCATAGGCGACAAAGATTTTACGGCCGATGCCGCCTGGGTATTCTCGGCACCGCCGAACTACGCCCCGGATTTAACCAGTTGGCGCACGCTGGATGACCTGCTGCGCAGCGTCTACATTCAGGCGGGCATGATGTCGCTGCCGGAGCGGGTGTCATTTAACGAACATATTCGCCCCATTCTTGAGCGCATCAGCAACTTGCAATGGGTGAATAAAGGCATTCTGGCGATGTTTGGCGCAGAAGGCCCGATGAACTTCAACGACGCCGCCCTGATGCGCAAGCTGTCGTTCGCGCCCGAGAGCAGCCTCTACCCCGATCCTTACGGCGAACTGCGCCGCACGGTGTACAACAGCTTCCGTTCGGCGTTTGGTGAGGAGCAAGACATCAACGGCTGGCCGTGGCAATACGGTGACACCTTCGGCTACAGCGATCCGAGTGAAGCCAGCGCGGTGGAGGCACAGACCTATCTGCGCCTGCCAGCCTACTATGACTACCTGCTCTCAAGCTGGGTGAAAGGCGATTTTATTGATGACTACGCCCCCAGGAGCCGCGCCCGCACACGCTGGCGCAGGTGCCATTACAGCAGCAGCCGGAGATGCTCGACCGCGCCGCCATGCACTTCTGCCTGGCCGATGCCTTCCACCCCGGCTGTGAGCTGA
- a CDS encoding sigma 54-interacting transcriptional regulator, whose amino-acid sequence MATRLTDSPSRLSILWQDALLKISQTLLQQRSLPDLLLALDGMSFSVVRFGRVNLLLLDPLHNQMAFYRHDRTSGQTQYSDDALLMASGPGAVVWSSQTPLHCDRLHFQRDFPQLIEQPSYSGLSDYYQCPLRGSHRGLGGIEFLKTDGSQFTDSELAFFQAVAGVVALVVENIHEREQVSREEALLRHERDHLRILVDVTNTVISKLELKALALEVSREIHRFFGIDFIALVLKEAENDSRAKYFAAIYPDNRALQPGLSPHAGAPRTVQGEVDRAGMLADEVMAHNQYQLLSCDEPHNSSQPRPLGLFFDNALSHACLLPLAFGNRVLGVLELAHRTALAVSEADLRLLRQIAARIAIALDNALAYEQITRMKDSLVHENFYLTEQLTEHIHQRSGDEFGEIIGRSAAIRQVLEQVEMVAASDSTVLILGETGTGKELIARAIHSLSQRKSQRMVKMNCAAIPSGLLESDLFGHEKGAFTGATSQRQGRFELADNSTLFLDEVGDIPLELQPKLLRVLQEREIERLGGSKVIPVDVRLIAATNRDLKQMVADREYRSDLYYRLNVFPIVIPPLRERPEDIPLLVKFFTRKIARRMNRTIDSIPSDMLRQLSRLPWPGNVRELENVVERAVILTRGSTLNLHMDELQHHLSPLDVPKPSSYGMTAHPISAQAMPSDGVRERDEAASPDDALAESERERIIRVLRETNGIVAGPKGAAARLGLKRTTLLSRMQRMGISAREIEGIA is encoded by the coding sequence ATGGCGACACGACTGACAGATTCCCCGTCCCGACTGTCCATTCTGTGGCAGGATGCCTTACTGAAAATTTCGCAGACGCTGCTGCAACAGCGCAGCCTGCCGGATCTGCTGCTGGCGCTTGATGGTATGTCGTTTTCCGTAGTGCGTTTTGGCCGCGTGAATTTACTGCTGCTCGACCCGCTGCACAATCAGATGGCGTTTTACCGCCATGACCGTACCTCCGGCCAGACGCAATACAGCGACGATGCGCTGTTAATGGCCAGCGGCCCCGGTGCGGTGGTGTGGAGCAGCCAGACGCCGCTGCATTGCGACCGGTTACATTTTCAGCGCGATTTCCCCCAGCTTATCGAACAACCGTCCTACAGTGGTCTGAGTGATTATTATCAGTGCCCGCTGCGAGGCAGCCATCGCGGGCTGGGTGGCATCGAGTTTCTCAAAACGGACGGCAGCCAGTTTACCGATAGCGAACTGGCATTTTTCCAGGCGGTGGCGGGCGTGGTGGCGCTGGTTGTGGAAAATATTCATGAACGCGAGCAGGTGAGTCGTGAAGAGGCGCTGTTACGTCATGAGCGCGATCATTTACGTATTCTGGTCGATGTCACCAACACGGTGATTTCCAAGCTGGAGCTTAAAGCACTGGCGCTGGAAGTGTCGCGTGAAATTCACCGCTTTTTCGGCATAGACTTCATCGCACTGGTGCTAAAAGAGGCGGAAAACGACAGCCGGGCGAAATATTTCGCGGCGATTTATCCCGACAACCGGGCGCTGCAACCGGGGTTATCCCCCCACGCGGGTGCGCCCAGAACCGTTCAGGGCGAGGTCGATCGCGCCGGAATGCTGGCCGATGAGGTGATGGCGCACAACCAATACCAGTTGCTCAGCTGCGATGAGCCTCACAACAGCAGCCAGCCAAGGCCGCTCGGACTGTTTTTTGATAACGCCTTGTCCCATGCCTGCCTGTTACCACTCGCGTTCGGCAACCGGGTGCTCGGTGTGCTGGAGCTGGCGCACCGCACCGCGCTGGCGGTCAGTGAGGCAGACTTGCGTCTGCTGCGCCAGATTGCGGCGCGTATCGCCATTGCGCTGGATAATGCGCTGGCGTATGAGCAAATCACCCGCATGAAAGACTCGCTGGTGCATGAAAATTTCTACCTGACCGAGCAGTTAACCGAGCACATTCACCAGCGTAGCGGCGACGAATTTGGCGAGATCATTGGCCGCAGCGCCGCGATTCGCCAGGTGCTGGAGCAGGTGGAAATGGTGGCAGCCAGCGATAGCACGGTGCTGATTTTAGGTGAAACCGGCACCGGGAAAGAGCTGATTGCTCGTGCCATTCATAGCCTGAGCCAGCGCAAATCACAGCGCATGGTGAAAATGAACTGTGCCGCCATTCCTTCCGGTTTGCTGGAAAGTGACCTGTTCGGCCATGAGAAAGGTGCCTTTACCGGGGCGACCAGCCAGCGGCAGGGGCGCTTTGAACTGGCGGATAACAGCACGCTGTTTCTCGATGAAGTCGGCGATATTCCGCTGGAGTTGCAACCCAAGCTGCTGCGGGTGTTGCAGGAGCGGGAAATTGAGCGGCTGGGCGGCAGCAAGGTGATTCCGGTGGATGTGCGGCTGATTGCCGCTACCAATCGCGATCTTAAACAGATGGTGGCAGACCGTGAATACCGCAGCGATCTCTACTACCGCCTGAATGTATTTCCTATCGTCATCCCACCACTGCGCGAGCGCCCGGAAGATATCCCTCTGCTGGTGAAATTCTTTACCCGCAAGATAGCCCGACGCATGAACCGCACCATTGACAGCATTCCCAGCGACATGCTGCGCCAGCTAAGCCGCCTGCCGTGGCCCGGTAATGTACGCGAGCTGGAAAACGTGGTGGAGCGTGCGGTGATCCTGACGCGTGGCAGCACGCTAAACCTGCACATGGATGAATTGCAGCACCATTTGTCGCCGCTGGATGTCCCTAAACCCTCATCATATGGCATGACCGCACATCCTATCTCTGCCCAGGCCATGCCATCAGACGGCGTGCGGGAGCGGGATGAGGCGGCCTCCCCGGATGATGCGCTGGCCGAGTCCGAACGTGAGCGAATCATTCGGGTGCTGCGTGAAACCAACGGTATTGTGGCCGGCCCGAAAGGAGCCGCGGCGCGGCTGGGGTTAAAACGCACCACATTGCTGTCACGGATGCAGCGTATGGGCATTTCTGCCCGGGAAATTGAAGGGATTGCCTGA
- a CDS encoding NAD(P)/FAD-dependent oxidoreductase — MPLLPSNCAAVNPARSSPRVLRPRVVVLGNGPAGIAAACVLAQAGVDIVLVGQESGHQLKAGESLPGAALRLLRRLGIASLESLLTPDAFLGCSATVSAWGEEHWTYKDALYNPEGGGWHLLRHRFDAMLLAHARAQGVPTLFGHCHSLTPRGSGHRLTVSTAPAGEDRLTVIEADFLIDATGRHCWAGRRLGARPVKLSQQLAAVGWLNGLHDDRDNSTRIKSVADGWWYSARLPQGLRVVAFHGLPRAVMALTRHPDAFRAACHASGVLPASLKAIPRPQKLNACDASVTLTPHAAGENWLAVGDAALSFDPLSSQGIFFALYSGIRGAEAALACLHQPAQRAQALDDYRQQVMRVFAVNQQTRQLFYTRELRYRQHDYWQTQQRAVRIHR, encoded by the coding sequence ATGCCTTTGCTACCATCAAACTGCGCAGCAGTTAATCCCGCACGCTCGTCACCCCGCGTGCTGCGCCCGCGCGTCGTGGTACTGGGCAACGGCCCGGCCGGTATTGCAGCTGCCTGCGTACTGGCGCAGGCCGGTGTTGACATCGTGCTGGTCGGGCAAGAGAGCGGCCATCAGCTTAAGGCGGGTGAATCGCTACCGGGGGCGGCGCTGCGGCTGTTGCGCCGCCTGGGGATTGCGTCGCTGGAGTCACTGCTCACACCGGATGCGTTTCTCGGGTGCAGTGCCACGGTATCGGCCTGGGGGGAAGAGCACTGGACGTATAAAGATGCGCTCTATAACCCGGAGGGCGGCGGCTGGCACCTGCTGCGCCACCGCTTTGATGCCATGCTGCTGGCCCATGCCCGCGCACAAGGTGTACCAACGCTGTTCGGCCATTGCCACAGCCTGACCCCGCGGGGGTCAGGCCACCGGCTTACCGTCAGCACCGCGCCTGCGGGTGAGGACAGACTCACGGTTATCGAGGCCGATTTTCTGATTGATGCCACCGGGCGTCACTGCTGGGCAGGCCGTCGTCTGGGGGCCAGGCCGGTCAAACTCAGCCAGCAGTTGGCCGCCGTTGGCTGGCTCAACGGCCTGCATGATGACCGGGATAACAGCACCCGGATTAAATCAGTAGCGGATGGCTGGTGGTACAGCGCCCGGCTGCCGCAAGGGTTACGGGTGGTGGCCTTTCACGGCTTACCCCGCGCGGTGATGGCGCTCACCCGCCACCCGGACGCCTTTCGGGCCGCCTGCCATGCCAGCGGCGTGCTACCCGCGTCGCTCAAGGCGATCCCGCGCCCGCAAAAACTCAACGCCTGCGATGCCAGCGTCACGCTGACGCCACATGCCGCCGGGGAGAACTGGCTGGCCGTCGGCGATGCCGCGCTTTCGTTCGACCCGCTCTCTTCTCAGGGCATCTTTTTTGCGCTCTACAGCGGCATTCGCGGTGCCGAGGCCGCCCTCGCCTGCCTGCATCAGCCCGCGCAGCGCGCGCAGGCGCTGGACGATTACCGCCAGCAGGTCATGCGGGTGTTCGCCGTCAATCAGCAAACCCGGCAATTGTTCTATACCCGCGAGCTGCGCTACCGCCAGCATGACTACTGGCAGACCCAACAGCGCGCTGTACGTATTCACCGTTAA
- a CDS encoding 4Fe-4S dicluster domain-containing protein, whose product MNRFVLADPRKCIGCRTCEVACVLAHNDGHPSSLSAEHFAPRLKVVKGLNVSTTIQCRHCEDAPCANVCPNGAIVHAGDHIQVQQEKCIGCKTCVVACPYGAMTVISKPVARISHYQTLGNCIKAEAHKCDLCEGRANGPACIEVCPTKALRMISRDEIQDMIQRKQRRAALDEAVEIKF is encoded by the coding sequence ATGAACCGGTTCGTTTTAGCAGACCCCAGGAAATGTATTGGCTGCCGCACCTGCGAAGTTGCCTGTGTATTGGCACACAATGACGGTCACCCGTCATCGCTCTCGGCAGAACATTTCGCACCACGCCTGAAGGTGGTGAAGGGGCTGAATGTCAGTACCACGATTCAATGTCGTCACTGTGAAGACGCCCCCTGCGCGAATGTCTGCCCCAACGGCGCTATCGTGCATGCTGGCGACCATATTCAGGTGCAACAGGAAAAATGCATCGGCTGTAAAACCTGCGTGGTGGCCTGCCCTTACGGTGCCATGACGGTGATCAGTAAACCGGTGGCCCGCATCAGCCATTATCAAACGCTGGGTAACTGCATCAAGGCTGAAGCGCACAAGTGCGACCTGTGTGAAGGGCGTGCCAACGGCCCGGCCTGTATCGAAGTTTGCCCGACCAAAGCCCTGCGCATGATAAGCCGGGACGAGATTCAGGACATGATCCAACGTAAACAGCGGCGTGCCGCACTCGATGAAGCCGTGGAAATAAAATTCTGA
- the hycI gene encoding hydrogenase maturation peptidase HycI yields MVLTVGNTMMGDDGAGPLLAERMAQQPVNGWSVIDGGAIPENAAHTLRSLKPRRLLVVDATDMGLAPGEMRIVDPQRIAEDMLMNTHSLPLNYLIDSLKEDIPEVIFIGIQPALVAFYFPMSQEVTQAVEQLYQRLEGWEGNGGFAPLSPAE; encoded by the coding sequence ATGGTGCTGACCGTCGGTAACACCATGATGGGCGATGACGGCGCAGGCCCGCTGCTGGCCGAGCGCATGGCGCAACAACCGGTCAATGGCTGGTCAGTGATTGACGGCGGTGCCATTCCCGAGAACGCCGCCCATACGCTGCGCTCGCTCAAGCCGCGCCGCCTGCTGGTGGTCGATGCCACCGACATGGGGCTGGCACCGGGAGAAATGCGCATCGTTGACCCGCAACGCATCGCCGAAGACATGCTGATGAACACCCACAGCCTGCCGCTCAATTACCTGATAGACAGCCTGAAAGAAGACATTCCCGAGGTGATTTTTATCGGTATTCAGCCAGCACTGGTGGCGTTTTATTTCCCGATGAGCCAGGAAGTGACGCAGGCGGTGGAACAGTTATACCAACGCCTTGAAGGCTGGGAAGGGAACGGCGGGTTTGCACCACTCAGCCCGGCGGAGTAA